A stretch of Myroides oncorhynchi DNA encodes these proteins:
- a CDS encoding BfmA/BtgA family mobilization protein, which yields MQDFKDTSIRIKGSTKNKLDKICKEYQYKKINDCVVDMIDFFIQNGLSPQSNINLNLQASLDKINKDFIKRDDSFRKWFGDLYFKKINKLMTQNDYNLREVTIISEILKGDLLKQIREEVALEKAEEDKLLKENSFKDKGSYFKLLDSKNDIIKREEETNMLLTQKLKKLLEKVEKKSNFSSSYIIKLNKEELEYLQRLVF from the coding sequence ATGCAAGATTTTAAAGACACTTCAATAAGAATTAAAGGTTCAACAAAGAATAAACTAGACAAGATTTGTAAAGAATATCAATACAAAAAGATTAATGATTGTGTTGTAGATATGATTGATTTTTTCATTCAGAATGGCTTGAGTCCACAATCAAATATCAACTTAAATTTACAAGCAAGTTTAGATAAAATCAATAAAGATTTTATCAAAAGAGACGATAGTTTTCGCAAGTGGTTTGGAGATTTATATTTTAAAAAAATCAACAAATTAATGACTCAGAATGATTACAATTTAAGAGAGGTTACTATCATTTCTGAGATTTTAAAGGGAGATCTTTTAAAACAGATTCGTGAAGAAGTTGCTTTAGAAAAAGCTGAAGAAGATAAACTATTAAAAGAAAATTCATTCAAAGACAAGGGCTCTTATTTTAAGCTTTTAGATAGTAAAAATGATATTATTAAGAGAGAGGAAGAAACTAATATGCTACTTACCCAAAAGCTAAAAAAACTTTTAGAGAAAGTAGAGAAAAAATCAAACTTCAGTAGTTCATACATTATTAAATTGAATAAAGAAGAGCTAGAATATTTACAAAGACTTGTATTTTAA
- a CDS encoding DUF6864 domain-containing function: MIKSINKQTGESRHMVYSESILMLNDKDDLIFHVDKEGFVFSFQFSFVDEGDEFGTMFELNQENNFIHYTLQKWYSNTYVEISIPMKIETKEGKNFYIKFRSEAQKESGFRKFMLTIWE, translated from the coding sequence ATGATTAAATCAATTAACAAACAAACAGGAGAGAGTCGCCATATGGTGTATTCTGAATCAATTTTAATGCTAAATGATAAGGATGATCTTATATTTCACGTTGATAAGGAAGGTTTTGTATTTAGTTTTCAATTTAGCTTTGTAGATGAGGGAGATGAATTTGGAACTATGTTTGAGCTAAATCAAGAAAATAATTTTATTCACTATACTTTGCAGAAGTGGTATTCGAATACATATGTTGAAATATCTATACCAATGAAGATAGAAACGAAGGAAGGAAAAAATTTTTATATTAAGTTTCGTAGTGAAGCACAAAAAGAAAGTGGTTTTAGAAAATTCATGCTAACAATATGGGAATAG
- a CDS encoding site-specific integrase, with protein MMKTSLKIVLKKTKLSDGTYPINLRVTINRRSKFYKTPYSTAPKFWNAKVGEFTSKFPNFLQANRILSTLKQDASKVLDLMIEQEKEFTLEVFDSLLRPEKVEIVKFVAFFQNRIEQFKEAGQVSSASSYNDSLKALKRFKPGVIKYEFTQIDYSFLVAFEADLRSRGCTNGGIGIYMRNIRAIYNSAIKSKIASLENYPFRDYVISKLKSTKIKKALTKEELQLLLDYDFSENTEGAKVLYTYLFSFFCRGMNFTDIAELKWDDINSNRFSYIRNKTGVAINVKIPENKDLDTILNYFRIYRPFDTDYIFSILDKDLSLYTKEELRARKSSVRDYYNKQLNIIAKECGIKTKITFYTARHTFATLSLKKGVNLYMLKQAFGHQSIKTTEAYVEDFNREELDQAFENLF; from the coding sequence ATGATGAAAACGAGTTTAAAAATTGTATTAAAAAAGACAAAATTAAGTGATGGAACTTACCCAATTAATCTTAGAGTTACTATTAATAGGAGGTCTAAATTCTATAAAACACCTTACAGTACTGCACCTAAATTTTGGAATGCAAAAGTGGGGGAGTTTACTTCTAAGTTTCCAAATTTTTTACAGGCCAATAGAATATTAAGTACGCTAAAACAAGATGCGTCAAAAGTATTGGACTTGATGATTGAACAAGAAAAAGAATTTACACTTGAAGTATTTGATTCTCTACTTCGACCAGAGAAGGTTGAGATTGTAAAATTTGTTGCTTTTTTTCAAAATAGGATTGAGCAATTCAAAGAAGCAGGTCAAGTTAGTTCAGCAAGTTCATATAATGATTCGTTAAAGGCTTTAAAACGTTTTAAGCCTGGGGTGATCAAATATGAGTTTACACAAATTGATTATTCTTTTTTAGTAGCCTTTGAAGCAGACTTAAGATCAAGAGGCTGTACAAATGGAGGAATAGGTATATATATGCGTAATATACGTGCTATTTATAATTCTGCTATTAAATCAAAAATAGCATCTTTGGAGAATTATCCATTTAGAGATTATGTGATTTCTAAGTTGAAATCAACCAAGATAAAAAAAGCACTTACAAAAGAAGAGTTACAGCTGCTACTTGATTATGACTTTTCAGAAAATACTGAAGGAGCTAAGGTGTTGTATACTTATTTATTTAGTTTCTTTTGTCGAGGAATGAACTTTACTGATATCGCTGAATTAAAATGGGATGATATAAACTCTAATCGTTTTAGTTATATCCGAAATAAAACAGGCGTGGCTATTAATGTAAAGATACCAGAGAATAAAGACTTGGATACTATCTTAAACTATTTCAGAATCTATAGGCCATTTGATACAGATTACATCTTTTCAATCCTGGATAAAGATTTAAGCTTATATACTAAAGAAGAACTAAGAGCACGAAAAAGTAGTGTTAGGGATTATTATAATAAGCAATTAAATATCATTGCAAAGGAATGCGGGATTAAAACAAAGATTACCTTTTATACAGCTCGTCATACTTTCGCTACTCTATCATTAAAAAAAGGGGTGAACTTATATATGCTTAAACAGGCCTTTGGGCACCAATCTATTAAAACTACTGAAGCTTATGTAGAGGATTTTAATAGAGAAGAGCTTGATCAGGCATTTGAGAATTTGTTTTAA
- a CDS encoding Fic family protein, whose amino-acid sequence MNYNLEKAVDYHYGVFPPKSINYALFIQELVRATDALARFDQMLKNLHNTEILLAPLRNQEAVLSSRIEGTISTMDEILQYEADHEGEDITTAKADVIETILYQRALKNAQSALESGYDFSLSFLKQMHQQLLYLGRGANKSPGEFKKEQNYLADRLKREIQFIPIRPENLVDGLEQLFKFLENSDFPPLIKTAIMHLEFEALHPFKDGNGRIGRMLITLNLWREKILSEPHFYISGYFEENKDEYIEQMRNVSKTKDWNEWILFFLKAVENQAIKNLEIAESIKSLYETTKTEFSELLSSKWNIEILDFIFTYPVFRNNKFVSTTKIPNATAVLMIKKLVDNGYLVLREESSGRRAAMYSFEPLMKLVRV is encoded by the coding sequence ATGAATTATAATTTAGAGAAAGCGGTAGATTATCATTATGGTGTTTTTCCTCCAAAGAGTATTAATTATGCTCTTTTTATTCAAGAATTAGTGAGGGCTACTGATGCATTGGCACGTTTTGATCAAATGTTAAAAAACCTACATAACACTGAAATTTTATTAGCTCCTTTAAGAAATCAGGAAGCGGTACTATCTTCTAGAATTGAAGGTACAATTAGCACAATGGATGAGATACTTCAATATGAGGCTGATCATGAAGGTGAAGATATCACTACTGCTAAAGCCGATGTAATAGAAACTATCTTATATCAGCGTGCTTTGAAAAATGCTCAAAGTGCACTTGAAAGTGGCTATGATTTTTCATTAAGCTTTCTTAAGCAAATGCATCAACAGTTATTATATTTAGGTAGAGGAGCAAATAAATCTCCTGGTGAATTTAAGAAAGAACAAAATTATTTGGCGGATAGGTTAAAAAGAGAAATTCAGTTTATTCCTATTAGGCCAGAAAATCTAGTTGATGGATTAGAGCAGCTTTTTAAGTTTTTAGAAAATAGTGATTTTCCTCCGTTAATTAAAACTGCTATTATGCATTTGGAGTTTGAAGCATTGCATCCTTTTAAAGATGGAAATGGAAGAATTGGAAGAATGTTAATTACGCTGAACTTATGGAGAGAAAAAATTCTTTCAGAACCTCATTTTTATATTAGTGGATATTTTGAAGAAAATAAAGATGAATATATAGAACAAATGCGTAATGTTTCCAAAACAAAGGATTGGAATGAATGGATTCTTTTTTTCTTAAAAGCAGTAGAAAATCAAGCGATTAAAAATTTAGAAATAGCTGAGAGTATAAAGAGTTTGTACGAAACTACAAAAACTGAATTCTCTGAGTTACTATCTTCAAAATGGAATATAGAGATACTTGATTTTATATTTACTTATCCAGTATTTAGAAATAATAAATTTGTTAGTACCACAAAGATCCCGAATGCAACAGCAGTACTAATGATTAAAAAATTAGTTGATAATGGCTATTTAGTTTTAAGAGAAGAATCATCAGGGCGTAGAGCTGCGATGTATTCTTTTGAACCTTTAATGAAATTAGTTAGGGTATAA